The following are encoded together in the Xiphophorus hellerii strain 12219 chromosome 3, Xiphophorus_hellerii-4.1, whole genome shotgun sequence genome:
- the ncam3 gene encoding neural cell adhesion molecule 1, protein MLNQLAIILLFLPLVHSAGQATKLEIILSKQDFQVGEEMLLVCKATKEGDMTWHKGGEEIDDEDIVSKLDYTTSKLLIKKASLSDGGTYTCMFESEDGHKVDAQSVIYVYEGPSFHGTTTYHEFLEGANGVVPCLVTGQPAVDIAWLKDGELIPSTPGVRVRKMSDNTLHIEKVKRSDAGTYICQAQIRGRAIYKQLPVSVVANAPPTVHIREEVKKVIAGPETNVSLLCLVDGLPKPNITWTLPFEFDPSRHLFNSDRSQLTIQSVVRADFGEYVCTAKNKIAESSATFMLHVFESPEVFLSEDQHSVNVGERVSVSCNVTGHPQPELHWINKQNGEELDTTGRIQAVGGMLEIEEVIPSDGGRYSCMAVGISGNASRDVVIETQPGPPHYLTVTPGPTSVLFTLKSFPINGGAPIKSFVLQWKKSETDKWEESIVAASDVLAITNLKPYTKYIVRMAAINDVGQGQFSVDNTVRTEGKQGEPDSPALSTSQAVVEGNSFSVPLQQIENGGSPLLHFNVQYKQVRDHETEESEWETLQLPSDVNSVNLKNLAFGSDYHLEVRAINSNGSSVPAMLNFTIAEQPVSSKMTKGTVVGIVILIFLLVFLAVDATCCYRNRCGLLMAVAGKLTRWKDPSLKKVEEGEGTTNGDVTLKGLSKPRDSIQQSEVQTVSKEAGQLSEVTCDKVPLTKNERLHPTANL, encoded by the exons ATGCTGAACCAATTAGCCATCATCTTGCTGTTCTTGCCGCTGGTGCACAGCGCAG GTCAAGCTACAAAACTGGAAATCATTTTAAGTAAGCAAGACTTCCAGGTAGGAGAAGAGATGTTGCTGGTATGTAAAG CCACAAAAGAGGGAGACATGACATGGcataagggaggagaggagattGATGATGAAGACATCGTCTCAAAGCTGGACTACACCACCTCCAAGCTGCTCATCAAGAAAGCCAGCCTGTCTGATGGGGGCACGTACACCTGCATGTTTGAGTCTGAAGATGGGCACAAGGTGGATGCTCAGTCAGTTATCTATGTCTACG AGGGTCCGTCATTTCATGGCACCACCACCTATCATGAGTTTCTGGAGGGAGCAAACGGGGTGGTGCCGTGTCTGGTGACCGGGCAGCCAGCGGTGGACATTGCGTGGCTTAAAGATGGAGAACTAATCCCTTCTACAC CTGGAGTTCGTGTTCGTAAGATGTCCGACAACACGCTTCATATTGAGAAAGTGAAAAGGAGCGATGCCGGGACGTACATCTGTCAGGCCCAGATCAGAGGGAGAGCAATCTACaagcagcttcctgtttctgttgtcGCCAACG CTCCTCCGACTGTGCATATCAGAGAAGAAGTGAAGAAAGTGATTGCTGGGCCTGAAACCAATGTGTCATTGCTGTGTTTGGTTGATGGTCTGCCGAAACCCAACATCACTTGGACTCT GCCTTTCGAGTTCGATCCGTCCCGCCACCTCTTCAACTCCGACCGCAGCCAGCTCACCATCCAGTCCGTCGTCAGGGCCGACTTCGGGGAGTACGTCTGCACGGCCAAAAACAAGATCGCTGAGAGCAGCGCTACGTTCATGCTGCATGTCTTTG AGTCTCCAGAGGTGTTTCTCTCAGAAGATCAGCACAGTGTGAATGTGGGTGAGCGTGTCTCTGTGTCCTGTAACGTGACTGGTCACCCGCAGCCTGAGCTGCACTGGATCAACAAGCAAAACGGAGAAGAACTG GATACCACTGGTCGTATCCAGGCAGTGGGTGGCATGCTGGAGATTGAGGAAGTGATTCCCTCCGATGGCGGACGCTACTCCTGCATGGCTGTCGGTATTTCTGGAAATGCTTCGAGAGATGTCGTAATTGAGA CCCAGCCCGGGCCGCCACATTACCTGACGGTCACCCCGGGTCCAACCTCTGTGCTCTTCACACTCAAATCCTTCCCCATCAACGGAGGAGCACCGATCAAAAGTTTTGTTCTGCAGTGGAAGAAAAGTGAAACGGATAAGTGGGAGGAGTCCATTGTTGCAGCTTCAG ATGTTTTGGCTATCACCAACCTCAAGCCGTACACCAAGTATATAGTTCGTATGGCAGCCATAAATGATGTGGGACAGGGGCAGTTCTCAGTGGACAACACGGTTCGCACTGAGGGAAAAC AAG GTGAACCAGACAGTCCAGCTTTATCCACAAGTCAGGCAGTTGTGGAGGGAAACTCCTTCTCTGTTCCTCTTCAACAAATTGAAAACGGTGGCTCTCCTCTGCTGCACTTCAACGTCCAATACAAACAGGTGAGAGACCAC GAAACAGAAGAGAGTGAGTGGGAAACACTGCAGCTTCCCTCTGATGTTAATTCTGTCAACCTGAAAAACCTCGCCTTCGGCTCAGACTATCACCTGGAAGTCAGAGCCATCAACTCTAATGGCTCCTCCGTCCCTGCAATGCTCAACTTCACAATTGCAGAACAGCCTG TGAGCAGCAAGATGACCAAAGGCACTGTGGTTGGCATCGTGATATTGATCTTCCTGCTGGTGTTCCTGGCAGTGGATGCCACCTGCTGCTACAGAAACCGCTGTGGTCTGCTTATGGCCGTCGCAGGGAAACTGACCAGGTGGAAAGACCCAAGCCTCAAAAAGGTCGAGGAAGGAGAGGGGACAACTAACGG AGATGTAACACTGAAGGGTCTCTCCAAACCCAGAGACAGTATTCAGCAGTCAGAGGTTCAGACGGTCAGCAAAGAAGCCGGTCAACTCTCAGAGGTCACCTGCGACAAAGTTCCACTCACCAAAAATGA GAGATTACACCCCACAGCTAACCTGTGA